One region of Gemmatimonadales bacterium genomic DNA includes:
- a CDS encoding aspartyl protease family protein, translating into MTICRLPTRLLLAVSLLPGVTGLAAQQPVSRAVAYQPDSAPPRSITLSGTVEVPLLGASARDRRPMVEVMIDGKGPYRFAIETGAREIDLSKALVDSLHLKRIGGPDESPEFHLDSLNVGAVTFADFPVGELPPGIGGFDGVLGLPLYQNLLLTIDYPAGHVRFAKGELPRADGQSILALTRVGAFWGIPVRIAGKAFDAVLDTQNSGAINIPPFLGDSLPFDGALQTIGRARGAFGTVDVKGGSLAGDVTIGRYTVPKPFLAIVPLPPEYPNHPNIGSQLLDSFVVTLDQRNGRLQLSHEGGSVITLPARRGS; encoded by the coding sequence GTGACCATTTGTCGGCTGCCAACCCGGTTGTTGCTCGCCGTCAGCCTGCTTCCCGGCGTGACCGGTCTTGCAGCACAACAGCCCGTTTCCCGCGCGGTAGCGTATCAGCCTGACTCGGCACCGCCGCGGTCGATCACGCTGTCGGGAACGGTCGAAGTCCCGCTCCTCGGCGCGAGTGCCCGCGACCGACGGCCGATGGTGGAGGTGATGATCGACGGGAAGGGGCCGTATCGCTTTGCGATCGAAACTGGCGCGCGCGAAATCGACCTGTCGAAAGCGCTGGTCGATTCCCTTCATCTCAAACGGATCGGCGGCCCCGACGAATCTCCGGAGTTTCACCTCGACTCACTCAACGTCGGTGCGGTGACGTTCGCCGATTTCCCCGTCGGCGAACTGCCACCAGGGATCGGCGGCTTCGATGGCGTCCTGGGCCTGCCACTCTACCAGAATCTTCTGCTCACCATCGACTATCCGGCGGGGCATGTACGCTTTGCAAAGGGCGAGTTGCCCCGCGCCGACGGGCAGTCGATCCTGGCGCTGACTCGCGTCGGGGCGTTCTGGGGAATTCCGGTGCGCATCGCGGGGAAGGCGTTCGATGCAGTACTCGACACGCAGAACAGTGGAGCGATCAACATTCCGCCATTTCTGGGCGACTCGCTGCCATTCGACGGCGCGCTGCAAACGATCGGGCGGGCGCGCGGCGCGTTCGGTACTGTCGATGTGAAGGGCGGGTCGCTCGCAGGCGACGTCACGATCGGGAGATACACCGTGCCGAAGCCGTTTCTCGCCATCGTCCCGCTGCCGCCCGAGTATCCCAATCATCCGAATATCGGGTCGCAACTGCTCGACAGCTTCGTGGTGACGCTCGATCAGCGCAACGGGCGGTTGCAGCTGTCGCACGAGGGAGGATCGGTGATCACGCTCCCTGCGCGGCGCGGCAGTTAG